Proteins from a single region of Betaproteobacteria bacterium:
- the truB gene encoding tRNA pseudouridine(55) synthase TruB: MTSNAALQRTRRLLSARKGGHGGTLDPLATGLLVLAFGEATKFSSTLLEGEKAYAAEICLGATTTTGDAEGAVLERRHVAVDDAEVRAALAGFVGSYEQLPPAYSALKHRGRPLYHYARAGEHVPRQPRRVEISRLQFEGREGERLRITVTCSKGTYIRSLAEDIGVALGCGAHLAGLRRLASGCFRLAEAVTLSDLEGEAMAVRRARLLPPDAPLSALPAAVIPVAEAACMLQGQRTRRPAPDIPVGLVRLYVDSVPKRFVGLGEVTAGGELLPRRLVATTPR, translated from the coding sequence ATGACCTCCAACGCCGCTCTCCAGAGGACGCGACGCCTTCTCAGCGCGCGCAAGGGTGGCCACGGCGGAACCCTCGACCCGCTCGCGACGGGACTGCTGGTTCTCGCATTCGGCGAGGCGACCAAGTTCTCGTCCACTCTGCTCGAGGGGGAGAAGGCCTATGCTGCGGAGATATGTCTGGGAGCCACCACGACAACAGGCGATGCGGAGGGCGCCGTGCTGGAACGACGGCACGTCGCGGTTGACGATGCCGAAGTGCGCGCCGCGCTGGCGGGCTTCGTCGGCAGCTATGAGCAACTGCCCCCGGCCTACAGCGCGCTCAAGCATCGTGGGCGACCGCTGTACCACTATGCGCGCGCAGGGGAGCATGTACCGCGGCAGCCGCGGCGCGTCGAGATCTCCCGGTTGCAGTTCGAGGGACGGGAAGGGGAGCGGCTGCGCATCACGGTGACGTGCAGCAAAGGCACGTACATTCGAAGTCTCGCCGAGGACATCGGAGTGGCACTGGGCTGCGGCGCGCACCTGGCCGGTCTGCGGCGGCTTGCCAGCGGCTGCTTCCGGCTGGCCGAGGCCGTGACCCTGTCGGATCTCGAAGGCGAGGCAATGGCGGTGCGACGGGCACGCCTGCTGCCCCCTGATGCACCACTGTCGGCGCTTCCCGCCGCGGTGATCCCGGTCGCGGAAGCCGCATGCATGCTCCAGGGACAGCGGACGCGCCGCCCCGCGCCGGACATTCCGGTCGGGCTGGTGCGCCTGTACGTGGACTCGGTGCCGAAACGTTTCGTGGGTCTGGGCGAGGTCACGGCGGGGGGCGAACTCCTGCCGCGCCGCCTCGTGGCGACGACACCGCGCTGA
- the rpsO gene encoding 30S ribosomal protein S15 yields MAVSSAQKAQVVRDYQRAQGDTGSPEVQVALLTARINDLTEHFKVNTKDHHSRRGLLRLVSQRRKLLDYLKGTNVDGYRKLIERLGIRK; encoded by the coding sequence ATGGCTGTCAGCAGCGCGCAGAAGGCGCAGGTCGTGCGAGACTACCAGCGCGCGCAGGGCGACACGGGTTCGCCGGAGGTCCAGGTCGCGCTTCTCACGGCGCGCATCAACGATCTCACCGAGCACTTCAAGGTCAACACCAAGGATCACCACTCCCGCCGCGGACTTCTCAGACTCGTGAGCCAGCGACGCAAACTGCTCGACTACCTCAAGGGTACGAATGTCGACGGGTACCGCAAGCTGATCGAGCGCCTCGGCATTCGCAAATAG
- the pnp gene encoding polyribonucleotide nucleotidyltransferase, whose translation MSHTKKVIAYGRHQLTLETGEIARQAHGAVMVSMDETVVLVTAVGVKEVREGQDFFPLTVDYQERTYAAGKIPGGFFKREGRPSEKEILTSRLIDRPIRPLFPEGFFNEVQIVATVVSSNPEVDADIPAMIGASAALALSGIPFNGPIGAARVGYRDGNYILNPTATELKTSQLNLVVAGTSQAVLMVESEAEELPEETMLGAVVFGHEQMRAVIDAINELADEAGKPLWDWTPPEIAPELRARVAELAEADLRTAYAIKQKQARSGKVDEVRDRVLAALVTDAPDAPGANTVKSLFSDLEAKIVRSQILDGEPRIDGRDTRTVRPITIRTGVLPRAHGSALFTRGETQALVTATLGTSRDEQIIDALQGEYSERFMLHYNMPPYATGESGRVGSPKRREIGHGRLAKRALLAVLPTAEEFGYSFRVVSEITESNGSSSMASVCGGCLALMDAGVPLKAHIAGIAMGLIKEGNRFAVLTDILGDEDHLGDMDFKVAGSDRGVTALQMDIKISGITKEIMHIALSQAQEARLSILEQMKQALVQPRAEISNYAPRILTMKIKAEKIRDVIGKGGAVIRALTEETGTSIDIAEDGTITIAAPSSENCMVAKKRIEDITAEVEVGRVYDGTVLKLLDFGAIVSVLPGKDGLLHISQIAHERVAAVSDHLKEGQAVRVKVLEADEKGRLRLSMKAVAEAPESQQS comes from the coding sequence TTGAGTCACACGAAGAAGGTTATCGCTTACGGGCGCCATCAACTTACCCTGGAAACCGGCGAGATCGCGCGGCAGGCCCATGGGGCCGTCATGGTGAGCATGGACGAGACGGTGGTGCTGGTCACCGCGGTCGGGGTGAAGGAAGTCAGGGAGGGGCAGGATTTCTTCCCACTCACGGTCGATTACCAGGAGCGCACGTATGCCGCCGGCAAGATTCCCGGTGGCTTCTTCAAGCGTGAAGGGCGACCGAGCGAGAAGGAGATTCTCACCTCGCGGCTGATCGATCGGCCGATCCGCCCGCTCTTCCCCGAGGGCTTCTTCAACGAGGTGCAGATCGTCGCGACGGTGGTCTCCTCGAATCCCGAGGTCGACGCGGACATCCCGGCGATGATCGGCGCGTCGGCGGCCCTTGCCCTGTCGGGCATTCCGTTCAACGGACCGATCGGCGCTGCCCGCGTCGGCTACCGGGACGGCAATTACATCCTCAATCCCACGGCGACCGAACTCAAGACCTCGCAGTTGAATCTCGTGGTGGCGGGTACCAGCCAGGCGGTCCTGATGGTGGAGTCCGAGGCGGAGGAATTGCCGGAGGAAACGATGCTCGGTGCGGTGGTCTTCGGGCACGAGCAGATGCGCGCCGTGATCGACGCTATCAACGAACTGGCGGACGAAGCGGGCAAGCCGCTGTGGGATTGGACGCCGCCCGAAATCGCGCCGGAGTTGCGGGCGCGGGTCGCCGAACTGGCGGAGGCAGATCTGCGCACCGCCTACGCCATCAAGCAGAAACAGGCACGCAGCGGCAAGGTGGACGAGGTCCGTGACCGTGTGCTCGCAGCGCTCGTCACCGATGCGCCGGACGCACCCGGCGCCAACACCGTGAAGAGTCTGTTCAGCGATCTGGAGGCGAAGATCGTGCGCAGCCAGATTCTGGATGGCGAACCGCGCATCGATGGACGCGACACGCGCACCGTGCGACCGATCACGATCCGCACCGGTGTGCTGCCGCGCGCCCACGGTTCCGCACTTTTCACCCGCGGCGAAACGCAGGCCCTCGTCACTGCAACGCTCGGCACCTCGCGCGACGAGCAGATCATCGACGCGCTGCAGGGCGAATACTCCGAACGTTTCATGCTCCACTACAACATGCCGCCGTATGCAACCGGCGAGAGCGGTCGCGTGGGATCGCCCAAGCGGCGCGAGATCGGCCACGGTCGACTCGCCAAGCGTGCATTGCTCGCCGTGCTGCCCACGGCCGAGGAGTTCGGCTACTCGTTTCGCGTCGTCTCGGAGATCACCGAATCCAACGGATCGAGCTCGATGGCAAGCGTGTGTGGCGGCTGCCTCGCGCTCATGGATGCGGGCGTGCCGCTGAAGGCGCACATCGCCGGCATCGCGATGGGACTGATCAAGGAAGGCAATCGCTTCGCCGTGCTGACCGATATTCTCGGCGATGAAGATCACCTGGGCGACATGGATTTCAAGGTCGCGGGCAGCGATCGCGGCGTCACCGCGCTGCAGATGGATATCAAGATCAGCGGCATCACCAAGGAGATCATGCACATCGCCCTGAGCCAGGCGCAGGAAGCCCGCCTGTCGATTCTGGAGCAGATGAAGCAGGCGCTCGTGCAGCCGCGTGCCGAGATCTCCAACTATGCGCCGCGCATACTCACGATGAAGATCAAGGCGGAGAAGATCCGTGACGTGATCGGCAAGGGCGGGGCGGTGATCCGCGCGCTCACCGAGGAGACCGGAACCTCCATCGACATCGCCGAGGACGGCACCATCACGATCGCGGCGCCGTCGTCCGAGAACTGCATGGTGGCAAAGAAGCGGATCGAGGACATCACCGCCGAGGTCGAGGTGGGCCGCGTCTACGACGGCACGGTGCTCAAGCTGCTGGATTTCGGCGCCATCGTGAGTGTGCTGCCGGGCAAGGACGGTCTGCTGCACATTTCGCAGATTGCGCACGAGCGCGTCGCAGCCGTGTCCGATCACCTGAAGGAAGGACAGGCGGTGCGGGTGAAGGTGCTGGAGGCCGACGAGAAGGGACGGCTTCGCCTCAGCATGAAGGCGGTCGCCGAAGCGCCCGAATCACAGCAGTCCTGA
- the dksA gene encoding RNA polymerase-binding protein DksA: MAAELKKAVPAYVPKKGEEYMNPSQLAHFRQILESLKVELSQDIDRTVHTMQDEATIFADPNDRASQESDMALELRNRDRERKLIKKIEETIAKIDASEYGYCESCGIEIGLKRLEARPTATLCIDCKTLDELRERQVAK; this comes from the coding sequence ATGGCAGCAGAGTTGAAAAAGGCCGTACCCGCCTACGTTCCGAAGAAGGGCGAGGAGTACATGAACCCGAGCCAGCTCGCCCATTTCAGGCAGATTCTGGAGTCGCTCAAGGTCGAACTCAGTCAGGACATCGACCGGACCGTGCATACCATGCAGGACGAAGCGACCATCTTCGCGGATCCGAATGACCGTGCTAGTCAGGAGTCCGACATGGCGCTCGAACTGCGCAATCGCGACCGCGAGCGGAAGCTGATCAAGAAGATCGAGGAAACGATCGCGAAGATCGACGCCAGCGAATACGGCTACTGCGAAAGCTGCGGGATCGAGATCGGATTGAAGCGGCTGGAAGCCCGCCCGACGGCAACGCTGTGCATCGACTGCAAGACGCTGGACGAACTCCGGGAAAGACAGGTCGCGAAATAG
- a CDS encoding DUF4224 domain-containing protein, protein MVDPLSGEELRKLTGSPRPSKQVAWLKEQGFVFRIGCDGYPKVEREHYRQMMGCLTSTRRGKPNLPAS, encoded by the coding sequence ATGGTCGATCCGTTATCCGGCGAAGAACTTCGCAAGCTTACGGGGTCCCCTCGCCCGTCGAAGCAGGTTGCGTGGCTCAAGGAACAGGGCTTTGTCTTCCGGATTGGATGCGATGGTTATCCGAAGGTGGAGCGTGAGCACTATCGCCAGATGATGGGCTGCCTCACGTCAACTCGGCGCGGCAAACCGAACTTGCCTGCCTCCTGA